In Kangiella koreensis DSM 16069, a single window of DNA contains:
- a CDS encoding alginate export family protein, protein MTHLTKISIAVASVLLLGSAIVQADESQEQANSFAESLENTDVKWHLRYRLEDVDQDNALEDAIASTLLTRVTLDTQTYNDFSFKFEVDNVSAVTNRDDYNSTLNGNTDYSVVADPEATEINQAALTYSGFDNTKVIAGRQRINLGTQRFVGGVGWRQNEQTYDGLLINNRSFDNANITYAYVNNINTIFDGNTDTRSHFLNYDWALSDTMDLNFYGYFLDFKEAPLSSTKTLGARFSYGGTSELPLFFNAEYAKQSEYEDNPADLSTDYQLLEVGYKLQNWTFAAGQEVLGGDANVAGQAFQTPLATKHKFQGWADQFLVTPDAGIEDTYLTIGTSFVMSKISVVYHDYQADATNQDYGSELGLNYSTKIDKNLTFVAKLADYSSDSHSVDTRKIWLMLVANF, encoded by the coding sequence ATGACCCATTTAACAAAAATATCGATCGCTGTTGCTAGTGTCCTGTTGCTAGGTTCTGCCATCGTGCAAGCGGATGAATCTCAAGAACAAGCCAATAGTTTTGCCGAATCATTGGAAAATACCGATGTTAAGTGGCACTTACGCTACCGTCTTGAAGATGTTGATCAGGATAACGCGCTAGAAGATGCTATTGCCTCTACCCTGTTGACGCGGGTAACGCTAGATACACAAACTTATAATGATTTCAGCTTTAAGTTTGAAGTAGATAACGTCAGCGCTGTCACTAACCGTGATGACTACAACAGTACCTTAAATGGTAACACTGATTATTCTGTTGTAGCCGATCCGGAAGCGACAGAAATAAATCAGGCTGCACTGACCTACAGCGGCTTTGATAACACCAAAGTGATTGCTGGCCGTCAACGTATCAACTTAGGCACCCAACGCTTCGTCGGTGGCGTTGGCTGGCGTCAGAATGAACAGACTTATGATGGCCTACTAATCAACAATCGTTCGTTTGACAATGCCAACATTACGTATGCCTACGTCAATAACATCAATACTATTTTTGATGGTAATACCGATACTCGAAGTCATTTCCTAAATTATGACTGGGCTTTGTCTGACACAATGGATTTAAACTTTTATGGTTACTTCCTGGATTTTAAAGAAGCGCCTTTAAGTTCGACTAAAACGTTAGGTGCCCGTTTCTCATATGGTGGAACATCTGAATTACCACTATTTTTCAATGCAGAATACGCCAAGCAGTCTGAGTATGAAGACAACCCTGCTGACCTAAGCACTGACTATCAATTACTAGAAGTTGGGTACAAGCTACAAAACTGGACGTTTGCGGCGGGTCAGGAAGTACTGGGCGGTGATGCCAATGTTGCAGGTCAGGCATTTCAAACTCCACTAGCCACAAAGCATAAGTTTCAAGGCTGGGCAGATCAGTTCCTAGTAACACCTGATGCAGGTATAGAAGACACTTACCTTACGATTGGTACTAGTTTTGTTATGTCAAAAATCAGCGTTGTTTATCATGATTATCAGGCTGATGCGACTAATCAAGATTATGGCTCAGAGCTTGGACTTAACTACTCAACCAAAATTGACAAAAACTTAACATTTGTAGCGAAGCTCGCTGATTATTCATCGGATAGTCATTCCGTTGATACTCGCAAAATATGGCTAATGCTAGTGGCTAATTTCTAG
- the trhP gene encoding prephenate-dependent tRNA uridine(34) hydroxylase TrhP, whose translation MKIPELLSPAGTLRNMRYAFAYGADAVYAGQPRYSLRVRNNDFGLDNIAIGIEEAHTQGKKFYIASNIAPHNSKIKTFMNDIKEVIALKPDALIMSDPGLIMMVREAYPEQEVHLSVQANATNYATVKFWYQQGIKRVILSRELSIKEIGEIKTHCPEMELEVFVHGALCMAYSGRCLLSGYFNHRDPNQGTCTNACRWKYDLHEATETDSGDIIAVSQPEPAVQTVDQQSVFLLQEKERPGEYMPVFEDEHGTYIMNSKDLRAVQHVDQFTRMGIDSLKIEGRTKSHYYVARTAQVYRQAIDDAVAGKPFNMQLMDELEKLAHRGYTEGFYRRHVHDEYQNYETGNSLRDRQLFVGEISEKSDDSITVEVKNRFEIGDTLELMTPNGNQYFQLNDMENIKGQSMDVAPGSGHRVVLRLPESVKTANIDSMSLLMKNL comes from the coding sequence ATGAAAATACCTGAACTACTGTCCCCTGCCGGGACATTAAGAAATATGCGTTATGCATTTGCCTATGGCGCAGATGCGGTTTATGCCGGGCAGCCTCGCTACAGTTTGCGCGTTCGCAATAATGATTTTGGACTGGACAATATTGCGATTGGTATTGAAGAAGCGCATACGCAAGGCAAGAAATTCTACATAGCCAGTAATATCGCCCCTCATAACAGCAAAATCAAAACCTTCATGAATGACATTAAGGAAGTCATAGCCTTAAAGCCGGATGCATTAATTATGTCCGATCCGGGTCTGATTATGATGGTTCGCGAGGCTTATCCGGAACAAGAAGTGCATCTGTCGGTTCAAGCCAACGCCACCAACTATGCGACGGTTAAATTCTGGTATCAGCAAGGCATCAAGCGCGTCATTTTATCTCGTGAATTGTCTATTAAAGAAATAGGAGAAATCAAAACTCACTGCCCTGAAATGGAGCTTGAAGTATTTGTCCATGGCGCTTTATGTATGGCTTATTCCGGACGTTGTTTATTATCAGGTTATTTTAACCATCGCGATCCCAATCAGGGCACTTGTACTAATGCTTGTCGCTGGAAATATGACCTTCATGAAGCAACTGAAACTGACTCCGGCGATATTATCGCCGTTAGCCAACCAGAACCAGCGGTACAAACCGTCGATCAACAGTCAGTCTTTTTACTACAGGAGAAAGAACGTCCGGGCGAATACATGCCAGTATTTGAAGATGAGCATGGCACCTACATCATGAACTCCAAAGATTTGCGTGCGGTACAGCATGTGGACCAATTTACCCGTATGGGCATCGACTCACTTAAAATCGAAGGCCGCACCAAATCACACTATTATGTGGCTCGAACCGCCCAAGTCTATCGACAAGCCATTGATGATGCAGTCGCAGGAAAACCATTCAATATGCAACTGATGGATGAGCTGGAAAAACTGGCCCACCGCGGTTACACCGAAGGTTTCTATCGTCGTCATGTGCATGATGAGTATCAGAATTACGAAACCGGAAACTCCCTACGCGACCGACAACTCTTCGTGGGTGAAATCAGTGAAAAATCGGACGACTCGATAACCGTAGAAGTCAAAAACCGTTTTGAAATTGGCGATACGCTTGAATTGATGACTCCCAATGGCAATCAGTATTTCCAACTCAATGATATGGAAAACATCAAGGGACAGTCTATGGATGTGGCCCCAGGCTCCGGTCATAGAGTGGTTTTGAGACTGCCTGAGAGTGTCAAAACGGCTAATATTGATTCTATGTCATTGCTGATGAAAAATTTGTAA